GCCTACCGTCAGCAGTTCGACATCGGGCAACGGAGCTTGCTGGACCTGCTGAACGCCGAAAACGAGCTCTACACTGCCAAGCGCGCTTACGCCAACGCAGAACACGATCTGCAGATCGCTTACGCCCGCACCCACGCCGCCCAGCAAACCCTCAGCCGCACCCTGGGCCTGAGCCAGGACACGACCGGTGCCGATGCCGCCGAAAACTGGCAGGCTGCCAGCGACGCTGCCCAGCGCTGCCCCGTGGTGGTGGTGGACCCCGCTGCGGCCAGCCTGGAAGAGCTCAACGACCGCGCGCGCAAGCTGGCCACCCCGGCCATGAGCACCGCCCTGGCCGCTCCGGCCGTGACGGAAACGGCCACCGCACCCACGCCGGTGCCCCCGGCAGCCGCCAGCGTGAACGAGCGCCTGCAAGGCTGGGCACAGGCCTGGTCGGCCAAGGACGTGGACAGCTACATGGGCTTTTATGCCAAAGACTTCGCCCCGGCCCGCTACACGAACGCGCGCTGGCAGGCCGAGCGTCGTCGCTTGCTGAGCAAGCCCGGCAGCATCGATGTCAAGGTGTCTGACGTGAAGACCAGCGTGCAAGGCGACACCGTGGTCACCCGGTTCAAGCAAACCTACCGCTCCAGCAACTTCAATGACGTCAGCACCAAGGCATTGACCTGGAAGGCGAGCGAAGAAGGCCAGTGGTACATCGTGCGCGAAAGCAATCGCTGAGCCCTGCCTGCAGCACCACACTGCGGCCCTACACTGCGGACCCACCCGGACCGCGGTGACACCAAAGCGCCCCTTCGGGGGCGCTTTATTTTGGGGATGGCATTTTGGCCGTGCCGCTGTTACGGTGCCGACATCTCATGTTCACCGAGCAGGACCACCATGCTGTCATCCCAACGCTTCCCGTCGACCTCAATGCTGCGCAACTCGGCACTGCTGCTGCCGCTGGCCCTGTCATCCGTGTGCACCACGGCGCACGCCGCGGCCGAGATCGTGTCCATGAGCAACAGCTTTCAACAAGCCAGTGTGTTCGGCTCGGCCTGGGCCTTTGACAACGTGGGGGCCCCCACCGTACTGCCCACCGCCACGGGGGGCACGGTGAACCCTGATCAAACCATCGGTGGAGGCACCACCCCCTGGTCGGCCAGCACGTGGCTGCAGCGCACGGTTCAAGCCGATGGCATCGACCCCTTCAGCGGACTGCCCCGCCCGGTCATCATCGATCATGTGGGCGCCAACCTCACCCTCACCGGCACCAACAACTTCGCCACGGGCGTGACGCCCTATGAACGCAGCGCCAACAGCTACGCCAACGCCACCCACGGCGTGCTCAGCGCCAGCGCGCAGGGCCTCAGGCAATTGGGTCAGACCACAGGCGGGGCCGAAACCATGGGCGTCATCACCAGCGCGTCGTCGGTGATCACCGGCTCGTTTGCGCTCACGATCGACCGCGCCACCGCGCTGGCCCTGGACGAATACAAGCCCTACCTGGACCTTGAACTGACGGTGCAACACCGCCTCATCGCCAACGACGCATTCAACAGCGAAACGTACGAAACCCCGAGCCTGGAAGTCAATCTCAGCGCGGGCGGACTGGACCCGACCCTGGACATTGATCAGTCCTACACGATCACCGAGCTGGGCAGCGGGGTGTCGGTTTACACCCTGCGCTACGAACTCAGCGACCTGCTGAACATTGGCGGCCAGACCTGCCTGGGCGCCATCGGCAACCCCAGCCTGAACTGGGTGCCGTGCATCTTCAGCGTGGGCGTGGACGCCTCGATCAACGCCCGCTCGGGCGCGGGCAGCACCGAGGCCTTCGCGAGCCTGACCTGGTCGGTGTCCGACGACTTCACCCGGATCAACACCTCGGCAGTGGCCTGGGGCACCCCCATCCCTGCCGTGCCCGAACCCACCACCGTGGGCCTGCTGCTGGCCGGACTGGGCGTGGTGGGCATGCGCACGGCCCTGAAGCGCCGGCGCGGGGCGCGCCCACCTGCGCACTGAGCCTGATTTGTCGCGGGCCCGTTGCCGGGCCAGGGCAGGCGGCCTGAGCGCCCCCGCCTAACATCGGCCCATGGAACGCTTCTTCGATCCCCACGCGGCGCTGGACCACCTTCAGGCCGTGCGGCCGACCGATTACGCCCGCACGCGCAACCACCTTCAGGGCGCCGTGACGGGCCTGTCGCCCTACATCACCCACGGGGTGCTCACCCTGCCCCAGGTGGCCGAGCATCTGCGCCAGGTTCACCAGATCGACCCGGCCCACAAGCTGATGTACGAATTGGGTTGGCGCGCCTACTTCCAGCACGTGTGGCGCCATGAAGGCGATGGCATCTTCCGCAGCCTGCACACCGGCGTCTTGCCCGACGAGGCCTATGCCCCTGAAGTGCCCGCCGACCTTCGAGAAGCCCGCACCGGCCTGGCCGTGATCGACCAGGCCGTGCGCACCCTCTACCGCACCGGCTACCTGCACAACCACGCCCGCCTGTGGCTGGCGTCTTACACCGTGCACTTGCGCAAGGTGCACTGGCGCGCCGGGGCCGACTGGCTGTACGGCCACCTGCTGGACGGCGACCTGGCCAGCAACCACCTGTCGTGGCAATGGGTGGCCGGCACCGGCAGCCACAAGCCTTACCTGTTCAACGCCGAGAACGTGGCCCGCTTTGCGCCACCCGATTGGCACGTCACTGGCGGCTGGCTGGACACCGACCACGACACGCTGCTGGCCTGGGCCAGCCAGCGCGAGCCCGTGGCACCAGCGGTCGATGCGGCTGAAAGGCGGGCCGGGCACACCACGTCAGCCCATGCGCCCGAGCCCCCATTGCTGAGCACCCCACCATTCCCACTTCGCACAGCGCAACAGGATGATCTGGCCGGCGCGTGGCTGGTGCACCCCTGGTCGCTGAGAGCCGCTGATGACCTCGCGGTGCAGCGCACATCAACGCGCTCGGGGCGCCGCATCGGCGTGTTGCTGGCGCCCTTCCATCACACCTGGCCCTGGAGCGCACAACGCTGGCATTTCGTGCACGCCTTGATGCACCCCCTGTGCGACGAGATCGTCTGGCTGGAAGCGCCGCCACCAGACACCAGCTTCTGCATTGACAACCCGCACCTGCACGCGGCACTGCCAGGGTGGCCCGATGCGGCGCTGTGCGCGGACGCCGTGCTGTGGCCCGATCCGGGGCAGCGGTGCCGGTCGTTTTCTCGCTATTGGCAGGTGGTGAACAATGAATCGGTGCCGCGCAGGGCGCATCAATGAGAAATCCCTCCGAGGGGGCATCCAGGAAGGGATTTTGTGAGGCGAATGTGGCGGAGAGGGTGTCGTTCAGATCATGGGCTGTGAGGCGTCTGGATTGACGCAAGTCCCCCAGCTCAGACAGGCTCCAATTCGAGATGCACGCGCTGGCCGATGGCCGTGGCGATGTTGACCAAGGCATCCAGAGAAAAACGCGACACGCGGCCTCTCAGCAAGTCGTTCATGCGGGGTTGCGTGACGCCACACTGCTTGGCCGCATCGGCCTGCGTCCAATCACTGGCTTTCACGATGGCGGCGATCTTCTGCATGAGTTCAGCGCGGGCACGCAGGTTGGCCGCTTGTTCGGGCGTGTCCGCCAGGGCATCCCATACGCTGGCGTAGGTTTCGGTCTTGCTCATTTCCGGCCTTTCGTGAGTTGGGCAAAGCGTTCCTTGGCGGTGTCGATGTCGCGCTTGGACGTGGTCTGTGTTTTCTTCTGGAACGCATGAAGGACATAGACCGCGTCAGCCAGGCGAGCCGTGTAGACCACCCAATAGGTGCCGGAGTCGTCCCAGATCCTGATCTCTTCCACGCCCTTGCCGATCGACGGCATGGGCTTGAAATCATCAGGCTGTTCGCCGCGCTGGACCTTGTCGAGCTGGTAGCCCGCGTCCTGCTTGGCATCTTCTGGAAAGTCTCGCAGGGACTTGAGGGCGATCACCCAAGAATCGCACTGGTTTCATGGCGAAATTATATCCAAATGGATATGAACTGCAAGATGCGCCGAGGACGCGGTACATTCCGCAAAAACACAGAGGTTCGCCAGCAGTTGCGGCGCCGTGATGTCGGCAATCGGCTTATTGCCCAGCGCAGGGAACACATCGGCCTCCAGGCGCCGCATCACGTACTCGGCATGGCGCGCCGTCTTCGGGCCGCGTCAGTGCTCAAACCAGGCCCGTGTCACGGCTTCAAAGGTTGTACCCTTGCGCACACGCACGGCCAGCCTGGCATCGAGCTTGGACTGAACAGGGTCCACACCATCAAGCAGCTTCTTGCGGGCATCGTCGCGGGCTTGGCGCGGGCCTGTGCCAGCGTGACCGCCGGATAGGTGCCAATGGCCTGGCGCTTTTCTTTGCCGCCGATGCGGTACTTCCAGCGCCAATGCTTGCCCCCAGCTGACAAGGCCTCCAAGTAGAGGCCGCCGCTGTCGGCATAGCGTTCACGGGCCTTGCCTTCAGGGCAACGCGCATTCTTGCACGTGGCGTCGGTCAGGGGCATTTGGGGGACTTTTGGCTGGCACAGCTGGGGGACTGCGGACAAGTCTCCAAACAGTCCCCCAACCTGCCCGGGCTGTCAAAGGACGCCATGGGACGCCAAAACGAAAAAACCCCGCGAGTTCAGTGACTTACGGGGCTTTCGCGTGGCATCTGAGTCTCAGTGAGACCTCATGACACCTGATTCTGGCGGAGAGGGCGGGATTCGAACCCGCGGTAGGCTATTAACCTACACACGCTTTCCAGGCGTGCGACTTAAACCGCTCATCCACCTCTCCGTGTAGCCCACGATTGTAGCCTGAAAGCGGCTCAGTTCAGCGGCACCTTCTTGCCGCCCTTGTAGGCGTACAGCGTCAGGGCCGGGTTGCGCAGTTCGCCGTTGGGCTCGAACGACACCTTGGCGGTCACGCCCTGGTACTGCGTGTCGCGCAGCTTGGGGCCGTACACCTTGGGGTCGGTCGAGTTGGCGCGCTTCATGGCGTCCACCAGCACCATCGTGGCGTCGTAGGTGTAGGGCGAGTAGACCTGGAACTGCTTGGGAAACCGCGCATCGTAGCGACCACGCCAGGCCTTGCCGCTGGGCAGCTTGTCCAGCGAGGCGCCGCCCACGGCACACACCACGTTGGCCAGGGTGCGGGCACCGCTGGACAGCTCCATCAGTTTGTCGGTGCAGATGCCATCACCGCCAAACAGGTACACCTTGTTCAAACCGAGCTGCTGCATCTGGCGCAACATGGGGCCGGCCTGCGGGTCCATGCCACCAAAAAAGATGCCATCGGGCTTGGCGCTCTTGATGCGGGTCAGGATGGACGAAAAATCCACCGCCTTGTCATTGGTGTACTGCTGGCTGACGACCTGCATGCCCAGTTCGCGCGCGGTTTTGGCAAACACCTCGGCCACGCCCTTGCCGTAGGCCGTGCGGTCATCGATGATGGCCACGCGCTTGAGCTTGAGGGTGCTGAACGCGTACTGCGCCAGCCCCGCGCCCAGGGCGTTGTCATTGGCCAGCAGGCGGTACACGTTGTCGTAACCCAGTTGGGTCAGTTGGGGGTTGGTGGCCGAAGGCGAGATCATCGGCAGGCCACACTGGTTGTACACGCGGGCGGCCGGAATGGTGGTGCCCGAGTTGAGGTGCCCCACCACGCCATTGACCTTGGCGTCACACAGCTTTTGGGCCGCCGCCGTGCCCTGCTTGGGGTCGGCCGCGTCGTCTTCGGCCACCAGCTCAAAGCGCACCTTCTGTCCGCCGATGGTCACGCCTTGGGTGTTGAGTTCTTCAACGGCCATGCGGGCGCCGTTTTCGTTGTCACGCCCGTAGTGGGCCTGCGGTCCGGACACCGGACCCACGTGACCGATGCGCACCACCGTCTGGGCCTGCACGGTGCTGACGGTGCTCAGGCCGGCCAGCAGCATGCTCAGGCAAACGCCGGCCCGAACCGTGAAACGTACATCAAACTTCATGGATTGACCTCTCTTGATGGGTTGAACACGTTCAACGCTGGCGCAATTTGGCCAGCTCTTGCGACACGGCCCGGTTGACCACGTCGATCAGGGTGCGGGACAGCTCTTGTCGCAAGTCCTGCACCAGTGCGTCGGTGTGCCGCGCCAGCACCGGGGCCAGCGCCTCGCGCAAACGAAAATCCAGCATGCCGTCAATCTGGCGCTGGACATCCTGCATCACCCGCTGGGCAATCTGCTGCTCGCTGGGCAATTCGGGGGCCGGCGCCACCGCGGGCGCCTGAATTTCGATGACTTCCGTCAGCACCGGCACCTGGGCCGGTCGCGGACGGGGCGGTACTGCAGCCGTCATGTTGATGTGACCTCGTGGGGGCGAACGTCCCACCCCATGGCCTGGTAGGTTTTCCAGCGGGTGCGCCCGCTGTGGCGATCGTCCGGCGATTGCGAGACGATGTCAAACAGCCGGCGATAGGCCGACAGGCCCTCCGGCACGGTATGGCCCAGGTTCACCAGCACCTCATGCCCCGGTGGCACCTGGTCAGGGCGCGGCGTCAACCACACGGGCGTGTCCTGCAGGCGTGGCGGCAAAGCCCCGTCAGTGTCCAGCACATGCGCGATGAAATCCTGCTCGTCGGCGGTCCAGAGTTGCTGATCCAGCCGACGCAGATCCGACAACTCCCCCGTGACCACCAGTCGAGCGCCCTGGCGGTAGGCCTTGCGCACCAGGCGGTGGGCGTACAACAGCTTGTCGCCCACACCGTGGTGAAACTCGACCGTGCCCTTGCTTGTCATCAAAGCACCATCCCGACCCACTCAGGCCTTCGGAGCACGCGTGGGCTTGCGTGCAGGTTTGGCCTGAGGCGCCAGCGCCTGCTTGCCAGCAGCGGCCTGGTCCAGGATGAACTGGCTGAGCAACATCACCGGACGGCCCGTGCCCCCCTTGGTGCCACCCGACTTCCAGGCGGTGCCGGCGATGTCCAGGTGCGCCCAGCGGTAGGCCTGGGTGAACTTGGCCAGGAAGCATGCGGCCGTCACCGAACCCGCTTCACGACCGCCCACGTTGGCGATGTCGGCAAAGTTGCTCTTGAGTGCGTCGCCGTATTCTTCATCCAGGGGCATGCGCCAGGCGGTGTCACCGCTGTCCTGGCCGGCCGACAGCAGGGCCTGGGCCAGTTCGTCATCGCGCGAGAACAAGCCGCTGTGGATGCCACCCAGGGCAATCACGCAGGCGCCGGTCAGGGTGGCGATGTCCACCACCACGGCGGGCTTGAGGCGCTCGGCGTAGGTGAGCGCATCACACAGGATGAGTCGGCCCTCGGCATCGGTGTTGAGGATCTCGATCGTCTGGCCCGACATGCTGGTGACCACATCACCCGGCTTGGTGGCCGTGCCCGAGGGCATGTTTTCGCAGGTGGGCACCAGGCCCACGACATTGATGCGGGGCTTGAGTTCGGCCAGGGCACGGAAGGTGCCCAGCACGCTGGCGGCCCCACCCATGTCGAACTTCATTTCGTCCATGCCGGCGCCCGGCTTCAGCGAGATGCCGCCCGTGTCGAAGGTGATGCCTTTGCCGACCAGCACCACGGGGGCCTGGCTGGCAGCAGCACCCTCGTAGCGCAGGATGATGAACTTGGGCGGCTGGGCCGAGCCGTTGGTGACCGACAGGAACGAGCCCATGCCCAGTTTCTCAAGGGCGGGGCGCTCCAGCACCTGCGCAGAGATGTGCTTGTACTCGCGCGCCAGTTTGCGGGCTTCGACGGCCAGATGGCTCGGCGTGCAGTGGTTGCCCGGCAGGTTGCCCAGCTCGCGCGCCAGGGCCACGCCGGCCACCTGCGCCTGCGCCTGCTTGAGGGCCGCGCCCAGAGCACTCGCGCTGGCTTTGGGCCCCACCAGGCTCACCTTGCGAAGCTTGCCTGCCGCGGGGGCCGAGGGCTTGGTCTGACGATAAACGTAGGTGGCTTCGTCAGCGGCTTGCACCAGCGCCCGGGCATGGGCCGATTGAAGCGCAAGCCCGTCGGCCGCGACCACGGCCACGTGGGCCACGGCCAGGTCTTTCACGGACGCCAGGCCCTTGGCCACCGCAGATTTGAACGCCTTGGCGCCATCTTGCGCAGCCACGACCAGCACCAGGTGCGGCTTGCCGGCCCCCATGGGGCGGCGGCAAAACAGGCTGCGGCCGGCCTTGAGCGCCAGATCGCCGTGTTTGACAGCGTCGTCGATGAGCGCGTCCACGGCCTTGTCGCCCGTGTGGTGATGTTCGGTGGTGAGCACCACCAGCAAGGCATCGGCCTTGACGCCAGACAGAGCGGCCCCTGGGGCCTCGATGAAGCGGTGTTCCATGCGACGTGCGTCCATAATGGACAGATTGATCCAGTGCAGGCAATGTTATTCGATTCCTCTCTCCGTCGAGAACTCTGGCGCAGCTTTGTGGGCACGCTGGTGATTCTGTTGACCGTGGTGTTGACCATGGTGTTGATCCGCGTGCTCGGTCAGGCCACCAAGGGCTCGTTTGCGCCCGCCGATGTGAGCCTGATCCTGAGCTACGCGGTGGTTGGCCAATTGCCGGTGCTGCTGGCGCTGGCCTTGTTCATTGCCATCGTCACGGTGCTGAGCCGCATGTGGCGAGACAGCGAGATGGTGGTCTGGCAGTCCAGCGGCCTGGCGCAGTGGCGCTTCGTGCGGCCGCTGCTGCGCATGGCCTGGCCCGTGATCGCGCTGGTGGCCCTGTGCTCGCTGGTGGCCAAGCCCTGGGCCTACAACCAGACCGAGTTGCTGAAGTACCGCTACGAAAAACGCTCGGACATGGCCCGCGTGGCCCCGGGACAGTTTCAGAGTTCGGCCGATGGTCAGCGGGTGTTCTTCATTGACAGCCACAGCGACGGGCAGGAGCGAGGCCGCAACGTGTTCATGGTGCTCAGCAATGAGCAAAGCGAGGCCGTGGTGACGGCCCGCGAAGGTCAGTTGCAACTGGACGACGACCACCGCTACCTGGTGCTCAGCCAGGGGGAACGCAGCGAAACCGACCTGGTGACAGGCGTCAAAACCCACGCACGCTTTGAAACAGCCCGGATTCTGGTGGGCGAAGCACCACCGCCCCCTGAAGACACCCAAGACACACGAGGCCTCAGCACCATGGCCTTGTGGCCCTTGCCTGCGGCAGACGCACGGGGCGAAATGGCCTGGCGCTGGGGCTTCATCTGGGCGGCGCTGAACCTGGTGCTGGCCGGTCTGGTGCTGTCCACGGGCAACACACGCCGCCACAGCAGTTGGAACATCGTGGCCGCCCTGCTGGTGTTCGTGGTGTATTTCAACGTCATGGGCCTGCACCAGACGTGGGTGAGCAAGGGCCGCATGGAGCTGTGGACCAGTCTGCTGGCCCTGCATGGTGGCGTCACCCTGCTGATGCTGGCCCTGGTAAAACTCAAGGACGCCCCGTTCCGGCGATGGCCCTGGCAGTTGACCCTGACGCGCACCGGAGGTCGATCATGAAGACCGTGCGCAAGCTGGTCTACCGTGCGGTGCTGCGCCACGTGGTGCTGGTCATCCTGGCCTTCTCCGGCCTGTTTTTTTTCATCGACTTTGTCGATCAGGCCAAACGCATTGGCCGCAATGGCTACACCACCATCGATGCCGTGTGGACCTGCATCCTGATGCAGGGCGGGCACTTCTACAACCTGTTTCCGATCGCCTTGCTGATTGGCGCCATCCTGGCGCTGGCGCGCATGGCGCAAACCTCCGAGTTCACCATCCTCAGAACCGGGGGCTTGGGGCCAGGGCGCGCCTTGGGCCTGCTGGGTGGGCTGGGGCTGGCAGCGGCCTTGATCAGCGCCTTGTCTGGCAACTGGCTGGTGCCACGGGCCGAAGCCGAACTGACCCTGCATCGGGCTCAGTTCCGCGGCGGTGGCAGCTTGAGCCTGGGCGAAGGCGGCACCTGGCTGCGCGAGCAACGCACCCTGGCAGACGGCAGCCGGCAGGTGGTCACCGTGAACGTCGGGGCGGCCAGCGACCAGGGCCGCTTCGAACGGGTGCGCATCTTCGAGTTTGACGGCGAAGGGCACCTGCTCAGACGCCTCGCGGCCAGCAGCGCCACGGTCACGGCACTGCCCGATGGCGCCGCCCAGGAGGGCTCGGTGTGGATGCTCAAGGGGGTGCAGGAAACGGTCTGGCTCAGCCAGTCGCTGGCCAGTGCCACGGGCTCTGGCATGGAGCAGTTGGGGCGCCCCTTGGTGCGAGAGCGGCGCCTGGACAGCCTTGCGTGGTCCAGCAGCCTCACGCCCGTGGTCGTGTCGGCGTCGGTGTTGCCGCCAGAAACCATGTCCGCCTGGGACCTGCGTCGCTACGCCGACCACCTGTCGCTCAACGCCCAGGCCGCCCAGAAGTACGAAATCGAATTCTGGAAGAAGGCGCTGTACCCCCTGGTCTGCCTGGTGATGGTGGGCCTGTCCCTGCCATTTGCCTACCTGCATGCCCGATCGGGGGGCATGAGCCTGAAGATCTTCGGGGGCATCGTGCTGGGCATCAGTTTCGTGCTGGTCAACCACATCGCCAGCCACCTGGGGCTGCTGCATCAGTGGGAGCCCTGGCTGGCGGCCACCTTGCCCAGCCTCCTCTACCTGTTGATCTCGCTGGGTGCCTTTGCCTGGCTGGTTCGTTACCGCTGAGACCCCCCATGTCCACCTCACCTCAAGGCATCCTGCTGTTCGCCCATGGCGCCCGCGACCCGGCCTGGGCGCAGCCATTTGAACGCGCGGCCTCACTGCTGCGCGCACGCGCGCCGGCAGGCGAGCACACACCGCATGTGGTTGAGCTCGCATTTCTGGAGTTCATGACGCCCGACCTGCTGACCGCCGGCCACACGCTGGTGCAGGCCGGATGCCGGTCCGTCACCGTGGTGCCCTTGTTCCTGGGCGCTGGCGGGCACGTGCGCAAAGACCTTCCGCGGTTGATGGGTGAGCTCCAGGCACAGCACCCGCAGGTGTCCTGGCAGCTGAGCGCTGCCGTGGGCGAAACCGACACACTCATCCAGGCCCTGGCGGATGCCGCCTGGACGCTGGCACAACCCCAGACGACCACCACGGACACCTGACGAGGGGCTGGCATGAACCTGCACCAGTTTCGCTTCGTGCACGAAGCGGCGCGCCGCAACCTCAACCTGACCGAAACAGCCAAGGCGCTGCACACGTCTCAGCCAGGCATTTCCAAGGCCATCCTGGAGCTGGAAGAAGAGTTGGGCGTGGACATTTTTGTGCGCCACGGCAAGCGACTCAAGCAGATCACCGAACCGGGTCACCAGGTGC
The DNA window shown above is from Aquabacterium sp. A3 and carries:
- a CDS encoding PEP-CTERM sorting domain-containing protein; its protein translation is MLSSQRFPSTSMLRNSALLLPLALSSVCTTAHAAAEIVSMSNSFQQASVFGSAWAFDNVGAPTVLPTATGGTVNPDQTIGGGTTPWSASTWLQRTVQADGIDPFSGLPRPVIIDHVGANLTLTGTNNFATGVTPYERSANSYANATHGVLSASAQGLRQLGQTTGGAETMGVITSASSVITGSFALTIDRATALALDEYKPYLDLELTVQHRLIANDAFNSETYETPSLEVNLSAGGLDPTLDIDQSYTITELGSGVSVYTLRYELSDLLNIGGQTCLGAIGNPSLNWVPCIFSVGVDASINARSGAGSTEAFASLTWSVSDDFTRINTSAVAWGTPIPAVPEPTTVGLLLAGLGVVGMRTALKRRRGARPPAH
- a CDS encoding FAD-binding domain-containing protein, with amino-acid sequence MERFFDPHAALDHLQAVRPTDYARTRNHLQGAVTGLSPYITHGVLTLPQVAEHLRQVHQIDPAHKLMYELGWRAYFQHVWRHEGDGIFRSLHTGVLPDEAYAPEVPADLREARTGLAVIDQAVRTLYRTGYLHNHARLWLASYTVHLRKVHWRAGADWLYGHLLDGDLASNHLSWQWVAGTGSHKPYLFNAENVARFAPPDWHVTGGWLDTDHDTLLAWASQREPVAPAVDAAERRAGHTTSAHAPEPPLLSTPPFPLRTAQQDDLAGAWLVHPWSLRAADDLAVQRTSTRSGRRIGVLLAPFHHTWPWSAQRWHFVHALMHPLCDEIVWLEAPPPDTSFCIDNPHLHAALPGWPDAALCADAVLWPDPGQRCRSFSRYWQVVNNESVPRRAHQ
- a CDS encoding helix-turn-helix domain-containing protein; this encodes MSKTETYASVWDALADTPEQAANLRARAELMQKIAAIVKASDWTQADAAKQCGVTQPRMNDLLRGRVSRFSLDALVNIATAIGQRVHLELEPV
- a CDS encoding type II toxin-antitoxin system RelE/ParE family toxin; this encodes MIALKSLRDFPEDAKQDAGYQLDKVQRGEQPDDFKPMPSIGKGVEEIRIWDDSGTYWVVYTARLADAVYVLHAFQKKTQTTSKRDIDTAKERFAQLTKGRK
- a CDS encoding phage integrase central domain-containing protein, whose translation is MRRLEADVFPALGNKPIADITAPQLLANLCVFAECTASSAHLAVHIHLDIISP
- a CDS encoding Arm DNA-binding domain-containing protein, encoding MPLTDATCKNARCPEGKARERYADSGGLYLEALSAGGKHWRWKYRIGGKEKRQAIGTYPAVTLAQARAKPATMPARSCLMVWTLFSPSSMPGWPCVCARVQPLKP
- a CDS encoding branched-chain amino acid ABC transporter substrate-binding protein — encoded protein: MLLAGLSTVSTVQAQTVVRIGHVGPVSGPQAHYGRDNENGARMAVEELNTQGVTIGGQKVRFELVAEDDAADPKQGTAAAQKLCDAKVNGVVGHLNSGTTIPAARVYNQCGLPMISPSATNPQLTQLGYDNVYRLLANDNALGAGLAQYAFSTLKLKRVAIIDDRTAYGKGVAEVFAKTARELGMQVVSQQYTNDKAVDFSSILTRIKSAKPDGIFFGGMDPQAGPMLRQMQQLGLNKVYLFGGDGICTDKLMELSSGARTLANVVCAVGGASLDKLPSGKAWRGRYDARFPKQFQVYSPYTYDATMVLVDAMKRANSTDPKVYGPKLRDTQYQGVTAKVSFEPNGELRNPALTLYAYKGGKKVPLN
- a CDS encoding DNA polymerase III subunit chi, whose translation is MTSKGTVEFHHGVGDKLLYAHRLVRKAYRQGARLVVTGELSDLRRLDQQLWTADEQDFIAHVLDTDGALPPRLQDTPVWLTPRPDQVPPGHEVLVNLGHTVPEGLSAYRRLFDIVSQSPDDRHSGRTRWKTYQAMGWDVRPHEVTST
- a CDS encoding leucyl aminopeptidase, which gives rise to MEHRFIEAPGAALSGVKADALLVVLTTEHHHTGDKAVDALIDDAVKHGDLALKAGRSLFCRRPMGAGKPHLVLVVAAQDGAKAFKSAVAKGLASVKDLAVAHVAVVAADGLALQSAHARALVQAADEATYVYRQTKPSAPAAGKLRKVSLVGPKASASALGAALKQAQAQVAGVALARELGNLPGNHCTPSHLAVEARKLAREYKHISAQVLERPALEKLGMGSFLSVTNGSAQPPKFIILRYEGAAASQAPVVLVGKGITFDTGGISLKPGAGMDEMKFDMGGAASVLGTFRALAELKPRINVVGLVPTCENMPSGTATKPGDVVTSMSGQTIEILNTDAEGRLILCDALTYAERLKPAVVVDIATLTGACVIALGGIHSGLFSRDDELAQALLSAGQDSGDTAWRMPLDEEYGDALKSNFADIANVGGREAGSVTAACFLAKFTQAYRWAHLDIAGTAWKSGGTKGGTGRPVMLLSQFILDQAAAGKQALAPQAKPARKPTRAPKA
- the lptF gene encoding LPS export ABC transporter permease LptF codes for the protein MLFDSSLRRELWRSFVGTLVILLTVVLTMVLIRVLGQATKGSFAPADVSLILSYAVVGQLPVLLALALFIAIVTVLSRMWRDSEMVVWQSSGLAQWRFVRPLLRMAWPVIALVALCSLVAKPWAYNQTELLKYRYEKRSDMARVAPGQFQSSADGQRVFFIDSHSDGQERGRNVFMVLSNEQSEAVVTAREGQLQLDDDHRYLVLSQGERSETDLVTGVKTHARFETARILVGEAPPPPEDTQDTRGLSTMALWPLPAADARGEMAWRWGFIWAALNLVLAGLVLSTGNTRRHSSWNIVAALLVFVVYFNVMGLHQTWVSKGRMELWTSLLALHGGVTLLMLALVKLKDAPFRRWPWQLTLTRTGGRS
- the lptG gene encoding LPS export ABC transporter permease LptG, with translation MKTVRKLVYRAVLRHVVLVILAFSGLFFFIDFVDQAKRIGRNGYTTIDAVWTCILMQGGHFYNLFPIALLIGAILALARMAQTSEFTILRTGGLGPGRALGLLGGLGLAAALISALSGNWLVPRAEAELTLHRAQFRGGGSLSLGEGGTWLREQRTLADGSRQVVTVNVGAASDQGRFERVRIFEFDGEGHLLRRLAASSATVTALPDGAAQEGSVWMLKGVQETVWLSQSLASATGSGMEQLGRPLVRERRLDSLAWSSSLTPVVVSASVLPPETMSAWDLRRYADHLSLNAQAAQKYEIEFWKKALYPLVCLVMVGLSLPFAYLHARSGGMSLKIFGGIVLGISFVLVNHIASHLGLLHQWEPWLAATLPSLLYLLISLGAFAWLVRYR
- a CDS encoding sirohydrochlorin chelatase, with translation MSTSPQGILLFAHGARDPAWAQPFERAASLLRARAPAGEHTPHVVELAFLEFMTPDLLTAGHTLVQAGCRSVTVVPLFLGAGGHVRKDLPRLMGELQAQHPQVSWQLSAAVGETDTLIQALADAAWTLAQPQTTTTDT